A portion of the Clostridia bacterium genome contains these proteins:
- a CDS encoding rubredoxin has translation MKKYVCSICGYVYDEQKEGVKFSDLPSSWVCPLCGAPKNAFVEQVATSASTSKQQPKEQAQQLNDKENAKLNDKELTNAELNVLCTNLAKGCEKQYRVEETTLFNEIANYYKLHSQQSNGNVDNLSSQLKFDLNAYATAFDVAKNDKDRGALRVLTWSEKVSKIADSIIARYKKEGTAFLQNTKIFVCEICGFIYLGDEAPDICPICKVPKFKIHEVGRI, from the coding sequence ATGAAAAAATATGTTTGTTCAATTTGTGGCTATGTCTACGACGAACAAAAGGAAGGGGTTAAATTTAGCGACTTGCCTTCAAGTTGGGTATGTCCGCTATGTGGAGCGCCCAAAAATGCTTTTGTCGAACAAGTAGCAACCTCTGCGTCAACTTCAAAGCAACAGCCGAAAGAACAAGCGCAACAGTTAAACGATAAGGAAAACGCCAAACTCAACGACAAGGAACTGACAAATGCCGAACTTAATGTTCTTTGCACAAATCTCGCCAAAGGTTGTGAAAAACAATATAGGGTAGAAGAAACAACTCTATTTAACGAAATTGCAAATTACTACAAACTTCATAGTCAACAATCAAACGGTAATGTTGATAATCTTTCGTCACAATTAAAATTTGACCTAAACGCTTACGCAACAGCTTTTGACGTTGCCAAAAATGACAAAGACAGGGGCGCATTAAGAGTGCTTACTTGGAGCGAAAAAGTGTCCAAAATTGCCGACTCTATTATTGCAAGATACAAAAAAGAAGGTACTGCGTTTCTTCAAAACACAAAAATTTTTGTTTGCGAAATATGCGGATTTATTTATTTAGGCGACGAAGCGCCTGATATTTGCCCAATTTGCAAAGTGCCAAAATTTAAAATTCACGAAGTGGGGAGGATATAA